In Chiroxiphia lanceolata isolate bChiLan1 chromosome 2, bChiLan1.pri, whole genome shotgun sequence, a single genomic region encodes these proteins:
- the GDAP2 gene encoding ganglioside-induced differentiation-associated protein 2 isoform X3, with translation MHAGPDLKDELQKLKGCRTGEAKLTKGFNLAARFIIHTVGPKYKSRYRTAAESSLYSCYRNVLQLAKEQAMCSVGFCVINSLKRCYPLEDATHIALRTVRRFLEIHGETLEKVVFAVSELEEATYQKLLPLYFPRSLEEEIQSLPYLPADIGNAEGEPVVPERQIRITEKPGVPDDASDEEGLEADLSFIGSHAFARMEGDVDKQRRLILQGQLSEAALQKQHQRNYNRWLCQARAEDLSDIASLKALYQTGVDNCGRTVMVVVGRNIPVTLIDMEKALLYFIHVMDHIAVKEYVLVYFHTLTNDYNQLDSNFLKKLYDVVDAKYKRNLKALYFVHPTFRSKVSAWFFTTFTVSGLKDKIHYVESLQQLFAAIPPEQIDLPPFVLEYDARENGPYYSSYPPSPDL, from the exons ATGCATGCTGGGCCTGACCTGAAGGATGAACTCCAGAAGCTCAAAG gTTGCAGGACAGGCGAGGCTAAACTCACCAAAGGGTTTAATTTGGCTGCACGTTTCATCATTCACACAGTGGGACCCAAGTACAAGAGCCGGTATCGCACCGCGGCCGAGAGTTCTCTGTACAGCTGTTACCGCAACGTCTTGCAGCTCGCAAA ggaACAGGCAATGTGCTCTGTAGGATTTTGTGTCATTAACTCTCTGAAAAGATGCTACCCCTTGGAGGATGCAACCCACATAGCACTGC GCACAGTTAGAAGGTTTCTGGAGATTCATGGAGAGACTCTGGAGAAGGTGGTGTTTGCTGTTTCTGAGCTTGAAGAG GCCACTTACCAGAAGTTGCTGCCTCTGTATTTTCCAAGATCGCTGGAAGAAGAGATACAATCCTTACCTTACCTCCCTGCAGATATTGGCAATGCGGAAGGGGAGCCTGTAGTACCAGAGCGGCAGATCAGGATTACGGAAAAGCCGGGTGTTCCGGATG ATGCTTCAGATGAAGAGGGTCTGGAGGCAGATTTGTCTTTCATTGGTTCCCATGCTTTTGCCCGCATGGAGGGAGATGTTGATAAACAGAGACGCCTCATCCTTCAGGGACAGTTGtcagaggcagcactgcaaaAACAGCATCAGAGGAA TTATAATCGCTGGCTGTGTCAGGCAAGAGCTGAAGACCTCTCTGACATTGCTTCTCTCAAAGCCTTGTACCAGACAG gTGTAGATAACTGTGGCCGAACAGTGATGGTGGTGGTTGGAAGGAATATCCCTGTAACATTGATAGACATGGAAAAG GCTCTCCTATATTTCATCCATGTCATGGATCATATTGCAGTGAAGGAATATGTCCTGGTGTACTTCCATACGCTCACAAATGATTACAATCAACTAGACTCTAATTTCTTGAAGAAACTCTACGATGTTGTTGATGCCAA GTACAAGAGGAATTTGAAGGCGCTGTATTTTGTCCACCCAACATTTCGTTCGAAG gtttCAGCATGGTTTTTCACAACCTTTACAGTCTCAGGGCTAAAGGACAAAATCCACTATGTGGAAAGCCTTCAGCAGTTATTCGCAGCCATACCCCCAGAACAGATCGATCTCCCCCCTTTTGTCCTTGAGTACGATGCCAGG GAAAATGGGCCTTACTACTCTTCTTATCCTCCATCCCCTGACTTGTGA
- the GDAP2 gene encoding ganglioside-induced differentiation-associated protein 2 isoform X1, with amino-acid sequence MDPLGAPSQFVDIDTLPGWTDAYEAKQLDSHQNPVGKAQVDVRSPFPYRKDINEKIILWKGDVALLNCTAIVNTSNESLTDKNPVSESIFMHAGPDLKDELQKLKGCRTGEAKLTKGFNLAARFIIHTVGPKYKSRYRTAAESSLYSCYRNVLQLAKEQAMCSVGFCVINSLKRCYPLEDATHIALRTVRRFLEIHGETLEKVVFAVSELEEATYQKLLPLYFPRSLEEEIQSLPYLPADIGNAEGEPVVPERQIRITEKPGVPDDASDEEGLEADLSFIGSHAFARMEGDVDKQRRLILQGQLSEAALQKQHQRNYNRWLCQARAEDLSDIASLKALYQTGVDNCGRTVMVVVGRNIPVTLIDMEKALLYFIHVMDHIAVKEYVLVYFHTLTNDYNQLDSNFLKKLYDVVDAKYKRNLKALYFVHPTFRSKVSAWFFTTFTVSGLKDKIHYVESLQQLFAAIPPEQIDLPPFVLEYDARENGPYYSSYPPSPDL; translated from the exons ATGGATCCCTTGGGTGCTCCTTCCCAATTTGTGGATATTGACACTCTGCCAGGCTGGACTGATGCCTATGAGGCCAAGCAGCTGGACTCGCACCAAAATCCTGTTGGAAAGGCTCAAGTTGATGTTAGATCACCTTTTCCATACAGGAAAGAcatcaatgaaaaaataatcttatg GAAAGGAGATGTCGCGTTATTGAACTGCACGGCCATTGTAAATACTAGTAATGAGTCTCTCACCGATAAGAATCCAGTATCTGAAAGTATATTCATGCATGCTGGGCCTGACCTGAAGGATGAACTCCAGAAGCTCAAAG gTTGCAGGACAGGCGAGGCTAAACTCACCAAAGGGTTTAATTTGGCTGCACGTTTCATCATTCACACAGTGGGACCCAAGTACAAGAGCCGGTATCGCACCGCGGCCGAGAGTTCTCTGTACAGCTGTTACCGCAACGTCTTGCAGCTCGCAAA ggaACAGGCAATGTGCTCTGTAGGATTTTGTGTCATTAACTCTCTGAAAAGATGCTACCCCTTGGAGGATGCAACCCACATAGCACTGC GCACAGTTAGAAGGTTTCTGGAGATTCATGGAGAGACTCTGGAGAAGGTGGTGTTTGCTGTTTCTGAGCTTGAAGAG GCCACTTACCAGAAGTTGCTGCCTCTGTATTTTCCAAGATCGCTGGAAGAAGAGATACAATCCTTACCTTACCTCCCTGCAGATATTGGCAATGCGGAAGGGGAGCCTGTAGTACCAGAGCGGCAGATCAGGATTACGGAAAAGCCGGGTGTTCCGGATG ATGCTTCAGATGAAGAGGGTCTGGAGGCAGATTTGTCTTTCATTGGTTCCCATGCTTTTGCCCGCATGGAGGGAGATGTTGATAAACAGAGACGCCTCATCCTTCAGGGACAGTTGtcagaggcagcactgcaaaAACAGCATCAGAGGAA TTATAATCGCTGGCTGTGTCAGGCAAGAGCTGAAGACCTCTCTGACATTGCTTCTCTCAAAGCCTTGTACCAGACAG gTGTAGATAACTGTGGCCGAACAGTGATGGTGGTGGTTGGAAGGAATATCCCTGTAACATTGATAGACATGGAAAAG GCTCTCCTATATTTCATCCATGTCATGGATCATATTGCAGTGAAGGAATATGTCCTGGTGTACTTCCATACGCTCACAAATGATTACAATCAACTAGACTCTAATTTCTTGAAGAAACTCTACGATGTTGTTGATGCCAA GTACAAGAGGAATTTGAAGGCGCTGTATTTTGTCCACCCAACATTTCGTTCGAAG gtttCAGCATGGTTTTTCACAACCTTTACAGTCTCAGGGCTAAAGGACAAAATCCACTATGTGGAAAGCCTTCAGCAGTTATTCGCAGCCATACCCCCAGAACAGATCGATCTCCCCCCTTTTGTCCTTGAGTACGATGCCAGG GAAAATGGGCCTTACTACTCTTCTTATCCTCCATCCCCTGACTTGTGA
- the GDAP2 gene encoding ganglioside-induced differentiation-associated protein 2 isoform X2 translates to MWGFGTKGDVALLNCTAIVNTSNESLTDKNPVSESIFMHAGPDLKDELQKLKGCRTGEAKLTKGFNLAARFIIHTVGPKYKSRYRTAAESSLYSCYRNVLQLAKEQAMCSVGFCVINSLKRCYPLEDATHIALRTVRRFLEIHGETLEKVVFAVSELEEATYQKLLPLYFPRSLEEEIQSLPYLPADIGNAEGEPVVPERQIRITEKPGVPDDASDEEGLEADLSFIGSHAFARMEGDVDKQRRLILQGQLSEAALQKQHQRNYNRWLCQARAEDLSDIASLKALYQTGVDNCGRTVMVVVGRNIPVTLIDMEKALLYFIHVMDHIAVKEYVLVYFHTLTNDYNQLDSNFLKKLYDVVDAKYKRNLKALYFVHPTFRSKVSAWFFTTFTVSGLKDKIHYVESLQQLFAAIPPEQIDLPPFVLEYDARENGPYYSSYPPSPDL, encoded by the exons ATGTGGGGTTTTGGAAC GAAAGGAGATGTCGCGTTATTGAACTGCACGGCCATTGTAAATACTAGTAATGAGTCTCTCACCGATAAGAATCCAGTATCTGAAAGTATATTCATGCATGCTGGGCCTGACCTGAAGGATGAACTCCAGAAGCTCAAAG gTTGCAGGACAGGCGAGGCTAAACTCACCAAAGGGTTTAATTTGGCTGCACGTTTCATCATTCACACAGTGGGACCCAAGTACAAGAGCCGGTATCGCACCGCGGCCGAGAGTTCTCTGTACAGCTGTTACCGCAACGTCTTGCAGCTCGCAAA ggaACAGGCAATGTGCTCTGTAGGATTTTGTGTCATTAACTCTCTGAAAAGATGCTACCCCTTGGAGGATGCAACCCACATAGCACTGC GCACAGTTAGAAGGTTTCTGGAGATTCATGGAGAGACTCTGGAGAAGGTGGTGTTTGCTGTTTCTGAGCTTGAAGAG GCCACTTACCAGAAGTTGCTGCCTCTGTATTTTCCAAGATCGCTGGAAGAAGAGATACAATCCTTACCTTACCTCCCTGCAGATATTGGCAATGCGGAAGGGGAGCCTGTAGTACCAGAGCGGCAGATCAGGATTACGGAAAAGCCGGGTGTTCCGGATG ATGCTTCAGATGAAGAGGGTCTGGAGGCAGATTTGTCTTTCATTGGTTCCCATGCTTTTGCCCGCATGGAGGGAGATGTTGATAAACAGAGACGCCTCATCCTTCAGGGACAGTTGtcagaggcagcactgcaaaAACAGCATCAGAGGAA TTATAATCGCTGGCTGTGTCAGGCAAGAGCTGAAGACCTCTCTGACATTGCTTCTCTCAAAGCCTTGTACCAGACAG gTGTAGATAACTGTGGCCGAACAGTGATGGTGGTGGTTGGAAGGAATATCCCTGTAACATTGATAGACATGGAAAAG GCTCTCCTATATTTCATCCATGTCATGGATCATATTGCAGTGAAGGAATATGTCCTGGTGTACTTCCATACGCTCACAAATGATTACAATCAACTAGACTCTAATTTCTTGAAGAAACTCTACGATGTTGTTGATGCCAA GTACAAGAGGAATTTGAAGGCGCTGTATTTTGTCCACCCAACATTTCGTTCGAAG gtttCAGCATGGTTTTTCACAACCTTTACAGTCTCAGGGCTAAAGGACAAAATCCACTATGTGGAAAGCCTTCAGCAGTTATTCGCAGCCATACCCCCAGAACAGATCGATCTCCCCCCTTTTGTCCTTGAGTACGATGCCAGG GAAAATGGGCCTTACTACTCTTCTTATCCTCCATCCCCTGACTTGTGA